One segment of Myotis daubentonii chromosome 11, mMyoDau2.1, whole genome shotgun sequence DNA contains the following:
- the LOC132211731 gene encoding olfactory receptor 1J4-like: MYFFLSHLAFSDLSLSSVIVPKMLRNMQTRQQSIPYVRCIIQSYFFMLFGTLDNFLLAVMAYDRYVAICHPLHYTTIMREGLCVLLVAGSWILSCIIALLHTLLLVRLSFCADNAIIHYFCDLAALLKLSCSDTFLNELVIFTEGGMILFLCFGIIWGSYILIGTIILRVPSTKRILKAFSSCGSHLSVVFLYYGTATGVYFFSSSWGSKDIIASVMYTIVTPMLNPFIYSLRNRDIKQALEMCVNRVKFFKEQSLKPLVAVRSTVRYIS, encoded by the coding sequence atgtacttcttcctcagccACCTGGCCTTCTCTGACCTTTCTCTGTCCTCTGTTATTGTCCCTAAGATGCTCAGGAACATGCAGACTCGGCAGCAATCCATCCCCTATGTGAGATGCATAATTCAGTCATATTTCTTCATGCTTTTTGGTACTCTTGACAATTTCCTTCTGGCTGTGATGGCATATGACAGGTATGTGGCCATCTGTCACCCTCTGCACTACACCACCAtcatgagggaggggctgtgtgtgCTGCTGGTGGCTGGCTCCTGGATTCTCTCCTGTATCATTGCCCTTTTGCACACCCTCCTCTTGGTCCGACTGTCTTTCTGTGCTGACAATGCCATCATCCACTACTTCTGTGACCTCGCTGCACTCCTGAAGCTGAGCTGTTCAGACACCTTCCTCAATGAGCTGGTCATATTCACCGAGGGaggaatgattttatttttatgttttggtaTTATTTGGGGCTCCTATATCCTTATAGGGACCATCATCCTGAGGGTGCCCTCCACTAAGAGAATCCTTAAAGCCTTTTCTTCCTGTGGCTCCCATCTCTCTGTGGTGTTTTTATACTATGGGACAGCTACAGGTGtttactttttctcctcatcaTGGGGTTCCAAAGACATAATTGCTTCGGTCATGTATACAATAGTtacccccatgctgaaccccttcatctacagcctgaggaacagaGATATAAAACAGGCCTTAGAGATGTGTGTCAATAGGGTTAAGTTCTTTAAGGAGCAATCACTAAAACCTCTTGTTGCAGTAAGGAGCACAGTGAGATATATCTCCTAA
- the LOC132212293 gene encoding olfactory receptor 1J4-like gives MRPENQSSVSQFLLLGLPIPPGQQGVFFTLFLGMYLTTVLGNLLIILLIRLDSRLHTPMYFFLSHLAFSDISLSSVTVPKMLMNMQTERQSIPNVGCISQLYFFIHFAGLDNFLLAVMAYDRYVAICHPLYYTTIMREGLLALLVAGSWIVACVHAIIHTLLLVRLPFCDDNTITHFFCDLTALLKLSCSDTFLNELVIFTEGGMIFFLCFGVISCSYIRIGTIILRVPSTKRLYKVFSTCGSHLFVVSLYYGTLASVYFSSSSWDSKDIIASVMYTIVTPMLNPFIYSLRNRDIKQALEMCVNRVKFFKQQS, from the coding sequence atgaggcctgagaaccagagcagcgtgtcccagttcctcctcctggggctccccatcccaccagggcagcagggtgtgttcttcaccctgttcctgggcatgtacctgaccacggtgctgggcaacctgctcatcatcctgctcatcaggctggactctcgcctgcacacgcccatgtacttcttcctcagccACTTGGCCTTCTCggacatttctctctcctctgtcactgTCCCTAAGATGCTCATGAACATGCAGACTGAGCGTCaatccatccccaatgtgggatgtATTTCGCAGttgtattttttcattcattttgctgGTCTTGACAATTTTCTTCTGGCTGTGATGGCATATGACAGGTACGTGGCCATCTGTCACCCTCTGTACTATACCACCATCATGAGGGAGGGGCTGCTTGCATTGCTGGTGGCTGGCTCTTGGATAGTTGCCTGTGTCCATGCTATTATTCATACCCTCCTCTTGGTCCGACTGCCTTTCTGTGATGACAATACTATCACCCACTTCTTCTGTGACCTCACTGCACTCCTGAAGCTGAGCTGTTCAGACACCTTCCTCAATGAGCTGGTCATATTCACCGAGGGAggaatgattttctttttgtgttttggtGTTATTTCATGCTCCTATATCCGTATAGGGACCATCATCCTGAGGGTCCCCTCCACTAAGAGACTCTATAAAGTCTTTTCTACCTGTGGCTCCCAtctctttgtggtgtctttatactACGGGACACTTGCTAGTGTTTACTTTTCCTCCTCATCATGGGATTCTAAAGACATAATTGCTTCAGTCATGTATACAATAGTtacccccatgctgaacccctttatctacagcctgaggaacagaGATATCAAACAGGCCTTAGAGATGTGTGTCAATAGGGTTAAGTTCTTTAAGCAGCAATCATGA